In one window of Bradyrhizobium sp. AZCC 1721 DNA:
- a CDS encoding molybdenum cofactor biosynthesis protein MoaE, whose protein sequence is MSVTATIRIQEADFDAAQEIAALTRGRTDIGAVVTFSGICRGSENGEPIAALTLEHYPGMAEAEIGRHADEALSRWPLQGLTIIHRFGRIAPGENIVLVVTASPHRQAAFEAAEFLMDYLKTNAPFWKREESEKGASWIEARDHDDAAATRWTKS, encoded by the coding sequence ATGTCCGTCACCGCGACCATTCGCATCCAGGAAGCGGATTTCGACGCTGCGCAGGAGATCGCGGCGCTCACCAGAGGCCGCACCGATATCGGCGCCGTCGTCACCTTCAGCGGCATCTGCCGTGGCAGCGAGAACGGCGAGCCGATCGCAGCACTGACGCTCGAGCATTATCCCGGCATGGCCGAAGCCGAGATCGGCCGCCACGCCGACGAGGCGCTGTCGCGCTGGCCGCTGCAGGGTCTCACCATCATTCACCGGTTCGGCCGCATCGCGCCGGGCGAGAACATCGTGCTCGTGGTAACCGCCTCGCCGCACCGCCAGGCGGCCTTCGAAGCGGCGGAATTCCTGATGGATTATCTGAAGACCAACGCGCCGTTCTGGAAGCGCGAGGAAAGCGAAAAAGGCGCGAGCTGGATCGAAGCGCGCGATCATGACGACGCCGCCGCCACGCGCTGGACCAAGTCCTGA
- the moaD gene encoding molybdopterin converting factor subunit 1 has translation MRVKYFAWVRERVGVAEETVEPPADVRTVADLIGWLSSRGEAYAHAFEKPKVIRAAIDQAHVKPDAVISGAREIAFFPPMTGG, from the coding sequence ATGAGGGTCAAATATTTCGCCTGGGTGCGTGAGCGGGTCGGCGTCGCCGAAGAAACCGTCGAACCGCCGGCCGACGTGCGCACCGTTGCCGATCTGATCGGATGGCTTTCCAGCCGTGGCGAGGCTTACGCCCATGCCTTCGAGAAGCCGAAGGTGATCCGCGCCGCGATCGACCAGGCTCATGTCAAGCCGGATGCCGTGATATCAGGCGCACGCGAGATTGCATTCTTCCCGCCGATGACCGGCGGCTGA
- the pgsA gene encoding CDP-diacylglycerol--glycerol-3-phosphate 3-phosphatidyltransferase: protein MNIATTKGQAKTLSLPNILTYARIAAIPVVVGCVFAQSIQDGPLWLRWVALAVFLAAAVTDYLDGYYARIWDQQSAFGRMLDPIADKLLVASCLLMLAADSSIHGWTLWAAIVILCREILVSGLREYLAALRVSVPVTKLAKWKTTIQLVAIGFLIAGEAGEQLLPATTLIGIVLLWMSALFTIYTGWDYFRAGIHHLIKEDEG from the coding sequence ATGAACATCGCGACAACCAAGGGACAGGCCAAGACCCTGTCCCTGCCGAACATTCTAACCTACGCCCGTATTGCCGCCATTCCGGTGGTGGTCGGCTGCGTTTTCGCCCAATCCATCCAGGACGGCCCGCTCTGGCTGCGCTGGGTAGCGCTGGCGGTCTTTCTCGCCGCCGCCGTGACTGATTACCTCGATGGCTACTATGCGCGAATTTGGGACCAGCAATCCGCCTTTGGCCGGATGCTCGACCCGATCGCCGACAAGCTCCTGGTAGCGTCCTGCCTCTTGATGCTGGCCGCCGATAGCAGCATCCACGGCTGGACCCTGTGGGCCGCCATCGTGATCCTGTGCCGCGAGATCCTGGTCTCGGGCTTGAGGGAATATCTCGCGGCGTTGCGGGTCAGCGTACCCGTGACCAAGCTGGCGAAATGGAAGACCACGATCCAGTTGGTCGCAATCGGCTTCCTGATCGCGGGCGAGGCGGGCGAGCAACTCCTACCTGCGACCACCCTGATCGGGATCGTCCTGTTGTGGATGTCGGCGCTCTTCACGATCTACACCGGCTGGGACTATTTCCGCGCCGGCATCCATCACCTCATCAAGGAGGATGAGGGATGA
- the uvrC gene encoding excinuclease ABC subunit UvrC — MDHDSTDHPQPPRKARRSSQPDLPPQDLTAAADVDPATSAAEEDDEARLPEAPEEPTDAIAEGPLAVGHAAIENAVRLAPTSPGVYRMLNTASDVLYVGKAKNVRKRLASYARVNAPLPARILRMIAATVTVEIVSTTTETEALLLEANLIKQLRPRFNVQLRDDKSFPYILITGDHWAPQILKHRGAQTRPGRYFGPFASAGAVNRTITALQRAFLIRSCTDGFFESRTRPCLLYQIRRCSGPCTREIDFPGYGELVREATDFLSGRSHAVKELLAAEMEKASNELEFETAALYRDRLAALSAIQSQQGINPRTVEEADVFAIHQEGGYSCVEVFFFRTGQNWGNRAYFPRAEKSFTPQEVLASFLAQFYDDKPPPKLILLSHEIEECALLADALCVKAGYKVEISVPKRGEKKELVTHALTNAREALGRKLADTATQGRLLEAMASTLGLPQVPKRIEVYDNSHIQGTNAVGAMIVAGPDGFIKNQYRKFNIKSEGLTPGDDYAMMREVLERRFKRLLKPPEGDAAKADDDSFPQWPDLVIIDGGRGQLNAVREIFQGLGLTQVCLMAVAKGPDRDAGRETLFMPDREAIKLEPRDPVLYFIQRLRDEAHRFVIGSHRKLRKKDIREAGLQEIPGIGPSRKRALLHHFGTLKEIERASIADLGKVPGVSAESARKIFEFFHA; from the coding sequence ATGGATCACGATTCTACCGACCATCCGCAGCCCCCGCGCAAGGCGCGGCGGAGTTCCCAGCCGGATTTGCCGCCCCAGGACCTGACTGCCGCCGCCGACGTCGATCCCGCGACATCTGCCGCCGAGGAGGACGACGAGGCGCGCCTGCCGGAAGCCCCCGAGGAGCCCACTGATGCGATTGCCGAAGGCCCGCTGGCGGTCGGCCACGCAGCCATCGAAAACGCGGTGCGGCTGGCACCGACCTCTCCCGGCGTCTACCGCATGCTCAATACCGCCAGCGATGTGCTGTACGTCGGCAAGGCGAAAAACGTTCGCAAGCGGCTTGCCTCCTACGCCCGCGTCAACGCGCCCTTGCCGGCGCGCATCCTTCGGATGATCGCGGCGACCGTCACGGTCGAGATCGTTTCCACCACGACCGAGACCGAAGCGCTGCTGCTGGAAGCCAACCTGATCAAGCAGCTACGGCCACGCTTCAACGTGCAGCTACGCGACGACAAATCGTTCCCCTACATCCTGATCACAGGCGACCATTGGGCGCCGCAGATCCTCAAGCATCGCGGAGCCCAGACCAGGCCCGGACGATATTTCGGGCCGTTCGCATCCGCCGGCGCCGTCAACCGCACCATCACGGCGCTGCAGCGCGCGTTCCTGATCCGCTCCTGCACCGACGGCTTTTTCGAAAGCCGCACGCGGCCCTGCCTGCTGTACCAGATCCGCCGCTGCTCCGGGCCCTGCACCCGTGAGATCGACTTCCCCGGCTATGGCGAGCTGGTGCGCGAGGCGACCGATTTCCTGTCCGGCCGCAGCCATGCGGTGAAGGAGCTGCTCGCAGCCGAGATGGAGAAGGCATCGAACGAGCTCGAATTCGAGACCGCGGCGCTCTATCGCGATCGTCTCGCCGCGCTGTCGGCGATCCAGTCGCAGCAGGGCATCAATCCCCGCACAGTGGAAGAGGCCGACGTGTTCGCCATCCATCAGGAAGGCGGCTATTCCTGCGTCGAAGTGTTCTTCTTCCGCACCGGCCAGAACTGGGGCAACCGCGCCTATTTTCCACGCGCGGAAAAGTCGTTCACGCCGCAGGAAGTCTTGGCCTCGTTCCTCGCACAATTCTACGACGACAAGCCGCCACCAAAACTCATCTTGCTGTCGCATGAGATCGAGGAGTGCGCGCTGCTGGCCGACGCCCTGTGCGTGAAGGCTGGCTACAAAGTCGAAATCTCGGTGCCGAAGCGCGGCGAGAAAAAAGAACTGGTCACGCATGCGCTGACCAATGCGCGCGAGGCGCTCGGCCGCAAGCTCGCCGATACCGCGACCCAGGGCCGGCTCCTGGAAGCGATGGCGAGCACATTAGGACTGCCGCAGGTGCCGAAGCGCATCGAGGTCTACGACAACAGTCACATCCAGGGCACCAACGCGGTCGGTGCAATGATCGTGGCGGGACCGGATGGCTTTATCAAAAACCAGTATCGCAAGTTCAACATCAAGTCCGAGGGACTGACGCCCGGCGACGACTACGCGATGATGCGCGAAGTGCTGGAACGGCGCTTCAAGCGGCTGTTGAAGCCGCCGGAGGGCGATGCGGCCAAGGCCGACGATGATTCGTTTCCGCAATGGCCCGACCTCGTCATCATCGATGGCGGCCGTGGCCAGCTCAACGCCGTCAGGGAAATTTTCCAGGGTCTGGGACTGACGCAGGTCTGCCTGATGGCCGTGGCAAAAGGCCCGGACCGCGATGCCGGGCGCGAGACCCTGTTCATGCCTGACCGCGAAGCCATCAAGCTCGAACCACGCGATCCCGTGCTGTATTTCATCCAGCGGCTGCGCGACGAGGCGCATCGCTTCGTGATCGGCTCGCACCGCAAACTGCGGAAAAAGGACATCCGGGAAGCGGGCTTGCAGGAAATCCCGGGCATCGGCCCGTCACGCAAACGTGCCTTGCTGCACCACTTCGGAACACTGAAGGAGATCGAGCGGGCCTCGATCGCGGACCTCGGCAAGGTTCCAGGCGTTAGCGCCGAGAGCGCCCGCAAGATCTTTGAGTTTTTCCATGCATAG
- a CDS encoding outer membrane protein, translating into MSRLVWGALALIATGWTTSARAADLYGSRPPLTVNQTQFGPDSWAGPYLGGNLGYAWGSVANNPTKPSGFVGGVQAGYNWQNGGPWVFGLEGDIQATGAEETFAPWKFSNPWFGTIRGRAGYAFNNILFFGTGGLAFGELRATTFGLTESHTNVGWTLGAGAEVGLAPNWSAKIEYLYVDLANSNFVITGASNGYRFGLIRAGVNWHF; encoded by the coding sequence ATGAGCAGGCTTGTGTGGGGCGCGCTGGCGCTGATCGCTACCGGCTGGACCACGTCGGCGCGGGCGGCCGACCTCTACGGATCGCGCCCGCCCTTGACAGTCAACCAGACGCAGTTCGGCCCCGATAGCTGGGCTGGCCCCTATCTCGGCGGCAACCTCGGCTATGCCTGGGGCTCGGTCGCGAACAATCCGACCAAGCCGTCCGGTTTCGTCGGCGGCGTTCAAGCCGGCTACAATTGGCAGAACGGCGGACCGTGGGTGTTCGGTCTCGAAGGCGACATCCAGGCGACCGGCGCCGAAGAAACCTTCGCGCCATGGAAATTTTCCAACCCTTGGTTCGGCACGATTCGCGGCCGCGCCGGCTACGCGTTCAACAACATCTTGTTCTTCGGCACCGGCGGTCTCGCCTTCGGCGAGCTGCGCGCTACTACCTTTGGCCTGACGGAATCTCATACCAATGTGGGCTGGACGCTCGGCGCCGGCGCCGAAGTGGGACTCGCGCCGAATTGGAGCGCCAAGATCGAATATCTCTATGTCGATCTGGCCAACAGCAACTTCGTTATTACGGGTGCGTCGAACGGTTACCGGTTCGGCCTGATACGGGCCGGCGTGAACTGGCACTTCTAA
- a CDS encoding cold-shock protein — translation MAMTGTVKFFNGERGYGFIKPDDGGRDVFVHITAVERAGLKDLTEGQRITFEVEPDKKGKGPKAVNLVISS, via the coding sequence ATGGCCATGACTGGAACAGTCAAGTTCTTCAACGGAGAACGCGGCTACGGCTTCATCAAGCCCGATGACGGCGGCCGCGATGTGTTCGTGCACATCACCGCCGTCGAGCGGGCCGGATTGAAGGATTTGACTGAAGGGCAGCGCATTACGTTCGAGGTCGAACCGGATAAGAAGGGCAAAGGCCCCAAGGCGGTCAACCTGGTGATTTCATCGTGA
- a CDS encoding 23S rRNA (adenine(2030)-N(6))-methyltransferase RlmJ yields the protein MNYRHAFHAGGFADVIKHIVLVRMLTYLQEKQAPFRVIDTHAGAGRYDLTAEEARRGREWLTGIARVMQARFSESALPLVTPYLDIIRAFNAPGRLEAYPGSPLIARALLRPQDRLTACEIEPNARRQLIDALRRDSQARVVDLDGWTALPAFVPPNERRGLVLIDPSFEQQDEFERLAGGFAEAYAKWPTGSYLIWYPVKSRRATDTLARLVASAAAASRPAGKCLRLEFSVAPQEPGGPLASTGLLIVNPPWTLAGELKTILPELEKPLGQGGAGRFRLETPKP from the coding sequence ATGAACTACCGACACGCCTTTCACGCCGGCGGCTTTGCCGATGTCATCAAGCACATCGTGTTGGTACGCATGCTGACCTATCTGCAGGAAAAGCAGGCCCCGTTTCGCGTCATCGACACCCATGCCGGCGCCGGGCGCTATGATCTCACGGCTGAGGAGGCGCGCCGCGGCCGCGAATGGCTGACCGGCATTGCGCGGGTAATGCAGGCGCGGTTCTCGGAAAGCGCGCTGCCGCTGGTGACTCCCTATCTCGATATCATCAGGGCATTCAATGCGCCGGGCCGGCTCGAGGCCTATCCGGGATCGCCCCTGATCGCCCGCGCTCTGCTGCGGCCGCAGGACCGCCTCACGGCCTGTGAAATCGAGCCCAATGCCCGCAGGCAATTGATCGATGCGCTGCGCCGCGACAGCCAGGCGCGGGTGGTCGATCTCGACGGCTGGACGGCGTTGCCGGCCTTCGTGCCTCCAAACGAGCGGCGCGGCTTGGTGCTGATCGACCCCTCGTTCGAGCAACAAGACGAATTCGAGCGGCTGGCCGGCGGATTCGCCGAAGCCTACGCGAAGTGGCCGACCGGCAGCTATCTGATCTGGTATCCCGTGAAGAGCCGGCGCGCCACCGACACGCTGGCACGGCTCGTCGCAAGCGCTGCCGCGGCCAGCAGGCCGGCCGGGAAATGTCTGCGGCTTGAATTCAGCGTTGCGCCGCAGGAGCCGGGCGGCCCCCTCGCCTCCACCGGCCTCCTAATCGTCAATCCGCCGTGGACGCTGGCCGGTGAGTTGAAGACAATTCTACCCGAGCTAGAAAAACCGCTCGGCCAGGGCGGGGCCGGCCGGTTCAGGCTGGAAACGCCCAAGCCGTGA
- a CDS encoding ArsR/SmtB family transcription factor translates to MARAATTSDIFNAIAEPQRREILVLLRMGERPVTELAQELGMTQPGASKHLRVLREVGLVRDRKAGKQRLYGIDARKLRPVHEWTGGFERFWNESFDRLDAYVQDLKQARQKE, encoded by the coding sequence ATGGCACGAGCAGCGACGACGTCGGACATCTTCAACGCGATCGCCGAGCCGCAGCGCCGGGAAATCCTGGTACTGCTGCGGATGGGTGAGCGGCCAGTGACCGAGTTGGCCCAGGAGCTGGGGATGACCCAGCCGGGGGCATCCAAACACCTGCGGGTGCTCCGGGAGGTCGGGCTGGTCCGGGACCGCAAGGCAGGCAAGCAGCGCCTGTACGGCATTGACGCCCGCAAGCTGCGACCGGTCCATGAGTGGACTGGCGGGTTCGAGCGGTTCTGGAATGAGAGCTTTGACCGGCTGGACGCGTACGTGCAGGACCTCAAGCAGGCAAGGCAGAAGGAGTGA
- a CDS encoding SRPBCC family protein — MAATGRDARAQSATADREIVISRVIDGPRELVFEAFTEVRHLSRWWGPEGFTTTTRAFEFRVGGEWDFVMHGPDGTDYQEWISWTEIAPPERIAMLHGESRGDPNAFESVLTFGPDGAATRIEMRTVFPTKELRDEAVEKYHAIEGGQQTLSKLAAYVTEIVRKGVED, encoded by the coding sequence ATGGCCGCGACAGGACGCGACGCGCGAGCGCAGTCAGCGACGGCCGACCGCGAGATCGTGATCTCCCGCGTCATCGATGGCCCGCGGGAACTGGTGTTCGAGGCATTCACCGAAGTCCGGCATCTGTCGCGATGGTGGGGACCGGAGGGATTCACCACCACCACGCGGGCGTTCGAGTTCCGCGTCGGCGGGGAGTGGGACTTCGTGATGCACGGACCGGACGGGACGGACTACCAGGAGTGGATCTCCTGGACCGAGATCGCCCCGCCGGAGCGGATCGCGATGCTGCATGGTGAGTCCCGCGGCGACCCGAACGCCTTTGAGTCGGTCCTCACGTTCGGGCCCGACGGCGCGGCGACCCGGATCGAGATGCGCACGGTGTTCCCCACCAAGGAGCTGCGCGACGAGGCGGTCGAGAAGTACCACGCGATCGAGGGCGGCCAGCAGACCCTGAGCAAACTGGCTGCCTACGTCACCGAGATCGTTCGAAAAGGAGTTGAGGACTGA
- a CDS encoding dihydrofolate reductase family protein translates to MAGRVFFSVSMSLDGFIAPESLEDLMGQQWMELQQWMFPQRFIRENLNLGEGGEEGRDNDIVRETFERTGASVMGKRMFDAGEQAWPEEAPFHTPVFVVTHEKRDPWERLGGTTFHFVNDGIESALDQAREAAGDRDVRIAGGGATILEYVNAGLIDEFSIALSPVLFGSGIRLFEGVDAGRVALEPVRAEPTRRVTHLTYAVRER, encoded by the coding sequence ATGGCCGGGAGGGTGTTCTTTAGCGTGTCGATGTCGCTGGACGGGTTCATCGCGCCCGAGTCCCTCGAGGATTTGATGGGGCAGCAGTGGATGGAACTGCAGCAGTGGATGTTCCCGCAGCGGTTCATCCGGGAGAATCTGAACCTCGGCGAGGGCGGCGAGGAGGGGCGCGACAACGACATTGTGCGGGAGACGTTCGAGCGCACCGGCGCGAGCGTGATGGGCAAGCGCATGTTCGACGCCGGCGAGCAGGCTTGGCCGGAGGAGGCGCCGTTCCACACGCCGGTCTTCGTCGTGACGCACGAGAAGCGTGACCCCTGGGAGCGGCTGGGTGGGACCACCTTTCACTTCGTCAATGACGGCATCGAGTCCGCGCTCGATCAGGCTCGCGAGGCCGCCGGCGACCGAGACGTCCGTATCGCGGGCGGCGGCGCAACGATTCTGGAGTACGTGAACGCTGGCCTGATCGACGAGTTCTCGATCGCGCTCTCACCCGTGCTGTTCGGCTCCGGAATCCGCCTGTTCGAGGGCGTGGACGCGGGCCGCGTGGCCCTGGAGCCGGTCCGCGCGGAGCCGACGCGGCGGGTGACCCACCTAACCTACGCAGTCCGGGAGCGGTAA
- a CDS encoding ribonuclease T2 — protein MHGSIIISRLLISLALVVVLAGTASAQDRRQNAPGEFDFYVLALSWSPSFCEAAAERGNSGRSQAQCSRPYSFVVHGLWPQYERGFPEYCQRPSPRLDRNIMTSMLDLMPAPGLIFNEWDKHGTCSGLGARAYFESIRKARAAVKIPEEFLQLPEQKTIAPGDVEEAFIKINPGLSSSAISVTCSSRRLSEVRVCLSKDMEFRACDEIDRRACRRDEVVMPPVRGG, from the coding sequence ATGCACGGGTCCATCATTATTTCGCGGCTTCTGATTTCGCTGGCTCTTGTTGTCGTCCTGGCCGGGACAGCGTCCGCACAAGACCGCCGGCAGAACGCGCCAGGCGAATTCGATTTTTATGTCCTGGCTCTTTCCTGGTCGCCCTCCTTCTGCGAGGCGGCGGCTGAGCGCGGCAATAGCGGGCGATCACAGGCCCAGTGCAGCCGCCCCTATTCCTTCGTGGTTCACGGCCTGTGGCCGCAATATGAGCGCGGCTTTCCCGAATATTGCCAGCGGCCCTCGCCGCGGCTCGATCGCAACATCATGACCTCGATGCTGGACCTGATGCCGGCGCCCGGCCTGATCTTCAACGAGTGGGACAAGCACGGCACCTGTTCGGGCCTTGGCGCGCGAGCCTATTTCGAGAGCATCCGGAAGGCGCGCGCGGCGGTAAAGATTCCCGAGGAATTCCTGCAATTGCCGGAGCAGAAGACCATCGCCCCCGGCGATGTCGAGGAGGCCTTTATCAAGATCAACCCGGGCTTGAGCAGTTCGGCGATTTCGGTGACCTGCTCGAGCCGGCGCCTGAGCGAGGTGCGGGTCTGCCTGAGCAAGGACATGGAATTCCGCGCCTGCGACGAAATCGACCGCCGCGCCTGCCGGCGTGACGAGGTGGTGATGCCGCCGGTACGGGGCGGCTGA
- a CDS encoding DUF3617 domain-containing protein encodes MRRLLLVSCSAVGVLALLPASGAIAVELPVRKAGLWEMKVVSTGSPSSEMTMHQCTDETTDKGMSTAMSPLAKEICSKQDIQKTATGYVTDSVCGVAGITVKSRAEITGDFNSAYTVKSTSQSEGGMAGAARDNSSTIEAKWVGACKADQKPGDIIMPGGMKMNIKDMEKLKALIPKK; translated from the coding sequence ATGAGACGACTGCTTCTTGTATCTTGTTCGGCCGTTGGTGTGCTTGCTCTGTTGCCGGCAAGCGGCGCTATCGCCGTGGAGTTGCCGGTGCGCAAGGCCGGCCTGTGGGAGATGAAAGTGGTGAGCACGGGCTCGCCGTCATCCGAGATGACGATGCACCAATGCACCGACGAGACCACCGACAAGGGCATGAGCACCGCAATGTCGCCGTTGGCCAAGGAGATCTGCTCCAAGCAGGATATCCAGAAGACCGCAACCGGCTATGTCACGGATTCCGTCTGCGGCGTCGCCGGGATCACGGTCAAATCCCGTGCCGAGATCACCGGCGACTTCAATTCCGCCTACACCGTAAAATCGACCTCGCAGAGTGAGGGCGGCATGGCCGGCGCCGCGCGCGACAACAGCTCGACGATCGAGGCCAAATGGGTCGGCGCCTGCAAGGCGGATCAGAAGCCAGGCGACATCATCATGCCCGGCGGCATGAAGATGAACATCAAGGACATGGAAAAGCTGAAGGCGCTGATTCCGAAGAAGTAG
- a CDS encoding ATP-binding protein: MSTLDTGLTFIRNASQRVSRANGWMGNAFKGWMPTGLYARALLIMIVPMVILQTVVAFVFMERHWNTVTRRLSAAVVQDIASLIDVYKAFPQDKDRAQLRHIGQRLQLVVDFLPVGDMPQPGPKPFFSLLDQTLSSQIGRQIRRPFWIDTVGKSNLVEIRIQLDDAVMRVFAQRSAAYASNSEIFIFWMLGTSSILLIVAVLFLRNQIRPILRLADAAESFGKGREVPNFRPRGAREVRQAAQAFLEMKARVERSIDQRTAMLAGVSHDLRTILTRFKLELALIGDSPEVDGMRKDVDEMSGMLEAYLAFARGDSGEIAQPTDMAMALEELRSDAERHGHTATVTFHGLPVVTVKPASFKRCIANLVSNAARHANTVAITGHRDHRYLTVTVDDDGPGIPVNMREEVFKPFLRLDDARNQDEGGTGLGLAIARDIARSHGGDITLGDSPMGGLRAAVRVPV, from the coding sequence ATGAGCACGCTCGACACCGGCCTGACGTTCATCCGCAACGCGTCGCAACGCGTCTCCAGGGCCAATGGCTGGATGGGTAACGCGTTCAAGGGCTGGATGCCGACCGGCCTCTATGCCCGGGCGCTCCTGATCATGATCGTGCCGATGGTGATCCTGCAAACGGTCGTGGCGTTCGTGTTCATGGAGCGGCACTGGAACACGGTGACACGGCGCCTGTCGGCGGCCGTGGTGCAGGACATCGCCAGCCTGATCGACGTCTACAAGGCCTTTCCGCAGGACAAGGACCGCGCGCAGTTGCGCCACATCGGGCAGCGGCTGCAACTGGTCGTCGATTTTCTTCCCGTCGGCGATATGCCGCAGCCCGGGCCGAAACCATTCTTCTCGCTGCTCGACCAGACCCTGTCGTCGCAGATCGGCCGCCAGATCCGCCGCCCGTTCTGGATCGATACCGTCGGCAAGTCCAATCTGGTTGAAATCCGCATCCAGCTCGACGATGCCGTGATGCGCGTGTTCGCGCAGCGCAGCGCCGCCTATGCCTCCAATTCGGAGATTTTCATCTTCTGGATGCTCGGCACCTCCTCGATCCTGCTGATCGTCGCGGTGCTGTTCCTGCGCAACCAGATCAGGCCAATCCTGCGGCTGGCGGACGCCGCCGAAAGTTTCGGCAAGGGCCGCGAGGTGCCGAATTTCCGTCCGCGCGGCGCGCGGGAGGTGCGGCAGGCGGCACAGGCATTCCTGGAGATGAAGGCCCGCGTCGAACGCTCGATCGATCAGCGCACCGCGATGCTCGCCGGCGTCAGCCACGATTTGCGCACCATCCTGACCCGCTTCAAGCTCGAGCTGGCGCTGATCGGCGACAGTCCCGAAGTCGACGGCATGCGCAAGGACGTCGACGAAATGTCCGGCATGCTAGAGGCCTATCTCGCCTTCGCGCGCGGCGACAGCGGCGAGATCGCGCAGCCGACCGATATGGCGATGGCGCTGGAGGAGTTGCGCAGCGACGCCGAACGCCACGGCCATACCGCAACCGTGACGTTCCACGGCCTGCCGGTGGTGACGGTGAAGCCAGCCTCGTTCAAGCGCTGCATTGCCAACCTGGTTTCCAATGCGGCGCGCCACGCCAACACGGTCGCCATCACGGGCCACCGCGATCACCGCTATCTGACGGTGACGGTCGACGACGACGGGCCGGGCATTCCGGTCAATATGCGCGAGGAAGTGTTCAAGCCGTTCCTGCGGCTCGACGACGCCCGCAACCAGGACGAGGGCGGCACGGGCCTCGGCCTCGCCATTGCCCGCGACATCGCCCGCTCGCACGGCGGCGACATCACGCTCGGCGACAGCCCGATGGGCGGCCTGCGCGCGGCGGTAAGGGTGCCGGTGTAG
- a CDS encoding response regulator transcription factor, with translation MTVPQGATIAAATTRAPRQLADDAPHLLLVDDDRRIRDLLSRFLTGEGYRVTTASSAGDARAKLLGLHFDLLILDVMMPGETGFDLARFIRTSSSVPIIMLTARHEAEARIEGLQIGADDYVAKPFEPRELILRIGNILKRSAPPPVEALEQIAFGPYIFHLDRGELRQGEEIVHLTDREREMLRILAASPGETVPRAALTGGGTVNERAVDVQINRLRRKIERDPANPLFLQAARGIGYRLVASP, from the coding sequence GTGACCGTGCCGCAAGGAGCAACCATCGCTGCAGCCACCACGCGCGCGCCGCGGCAACTGGCTGATGACGCCCCGCATCTGCTCTTGGTCGACGACGACCGCCGTATCCGCGATCTGTTGTCGCGGTTTCTGACCGGCGAGGGCTATCGCGTCACCACTGCCTCAAGCGCGGGCGATGCGCGCGCAAAACTGCTCGGCCTGCATTTCGACCTCCTGATCCTCGACGTCATGATGCCCGGCGAAACCGGGTTCGACCTGGCGCGATTCATTCGCACCTCCTCGTCGGTGCCGATCATCATGCTGACGGCGCGTCACGAGGCGGAGGCGCGGATCGAGGGCCTGCAGATCGGCGCCGACGATTATGTTGCGAAGCCGTTCGAGCCGCGCGAGCTGATCTTGCGGATCGGCAATATCCTCAAGCGCTCCGCGCCGCCGCCGGTGGAGGCGCTGGAGCAGATCGCGTTCGGCCCCTACATTTTCCATCTCGATCGTGGCGAACTGCGCCAGGGCGAGGAGATCGTTCACCTGACCGACCGCGAGCGCGAAATGCTGCGCATCCTGGCCGCCAGTCCCGGCGAAACGGTGCCGCGCGCGGCGCTGACCGGCGGCGGCACGGTGAACGAGCGCGCAGTCGACGTGCAGATCAACCGGCTGCGGCGCAAGATCGAGCGCGATCCCGCCAATCCGCTGTTCCTGCAGGCGGCGCGCGGCATCGGCTATCGCCTGGTTGCGTCGCCCTGA